A stretch of Rhodoferax potami DNA encodes these proteins:
- a CDS encoding pyrimidine/purine nucleoside phosphorylase — translation MTTTHFDNVSVTTKANVYFDGKCVSHGFTLADGTKKSVGVILPATLTFNTGAPEIMECVGGSCDYKLDGSDVWVTSGEGDKFNVPGNAKFQIRVTEGFEAYHYICHFG, via the coding sequence ATGACCACGACCCACTTTGACAACGTTTCCGTCACCACCAAAGCCAATGTGTACTTCGACGGCAAGTGCGTGAGCCACGGCTTCACCCTGGCTGACGGCACCAAAAAGTCGGTCGGCGTCATCCTGCCCGCCACCCTCACCTTCAACACCGGCGCCCCTGAAATCATGGAATGCGTGGGCGGCAGCTGCGACTACAAGCTCGACGGCTCTGACGTGTGGGTGACCAGCGGCGAAGGCGACAAGTTCAACGTGCCCGGCAACGCCAAGTTCCAGATCCGCGTGACCGAGGGCTTTGAGGCTTACCACTACATCTGCCACTTCGGTTAA